The Neoarius graeffei isolate fNeoGra1 chromosome 7, fNeoGra1.pri, whole genome shotgun sequence genome includes a region encoding these proteins:
- the wu:fj16a03 gene encoding uncharacterized protein wu:fj16a03 — protein MKIWLLLFLLLPHVLGVAAMTKIDCYGEDFFTVRNMVLHCRSKVKQACYTRSSGEKGCIQKGFCQRAGWTCCYTDLCNA, from the exons ATGAAGATCTGGCTTCTGCTGTTTCTGCTTCTGCCACACGTCCTAG GTGTTGCAGCAATGACTAAAATTGACTGCTATGGGGAGGATTTTTTCACGGTGAGGAACATGGTCTTGCATTGTAGAAGCAAAGTTAAACAGGCGTGTTACACCAGAT CATCTGGAGAAAAGGGCTGCATTCAGAAAGGGTTCTGTCAGAGAGCTGGCTGGACATGCTGCTACACAGACCTCTGCAATGCCTAG